The genomic segment CTTCCTATCGCCGCCCACTCCTTGAGGCCGTCGGCGGCTTCAACGCCTGCCTCATCACGGGCGAAGATGTTGACTTGGCATGGCGGCTTCAACTTCAGAATCGGGTCAGGCTGGGCTTTGCGTCACAGGCCATCATCTATCATCAACATCGGTCAACGAAGGCCGGGCTGGCGCGCCAGTATCGCCAATATGGCTTTGGCGAAATTTTACTGGACACGCTCTATGGAAAGCATTCGGGCTATCCACGAACCAGAGGTTTTCAACTGCGCCGCATTTTGTCGCAAATGGCCGCTTTGCCACGTTATGCGATTTCAGTTCTGCTTCGCCAGACTCGTTTAATGCTCAAGCAGATCAACCGTTACGAAGCAACGGCGCCGGCACTATGGTTTTTAATTGAAAGCAACAACGTCCGGGGCAAGCTGGATGCGTTGTTCGCGACCCGGTTTATGACTGATGCCCGGCCAATATTGCAGACAGAGGCGGCGATACTCATCACCCGATACTTTCCTCAGGGAAAAGAATAGTCGGCACAATGATGACGATACCTTGACCAATCTTTGGCGGCTCAAGTGTAGAGTCCTGCGAGTGAAGCTGTAATTCGCCCTTCTTCGCAGAGGTGAAAAATCCCGCGAGGAAGCTTTTGTTTTTGGAGCGGGTCTTCGCATTAAAGGAGTGTTTAGTGGCCGAGTTAGCGCCAAAAGGCAACCGCTCGCCGGACCTAAGGCAGATCATCGCCAAGAACGTTGTCGTGGTCACGGCGGGCAATACGGCTCTCAAAGCCGCAAATTTTCTCTTCAACGTCTACGTGATTCGCCGCCTGGGCGATCATCGTTTCGGCCAATATTCAATTGTGCTGGCGTTTGTCGGCCTGTTCCAGATTTTCGCCGAGCTTGGTATCTCGCAGTATGTCATGCGCGAGATCGCCCGCGACCGAAGCAAGACGCCCGTCCTTTTTTGGAATCTGGTGGCATTGCGCTTCCTGTTGGCGATTGCCGGCGTCATTGGCATCACCCTGGCCGCTTCAACGCGCTACTCGCCGGAATTGGTGTTAGGCATCTTCATCTACACCTGCGGCTTTTTGTTGTCGGCTTTTGAAGCCTCTCTGAACATCGTCATCTTTGCCAACGAACGCCTGGATTACGCCACCATCATTGGTATCCTGGGCCAGGTTGTCTCGCTGATGCTGGGAACACTTTTTATGTTTCTCGGCCTGAGTTACATTTGGCTGATCGTCGCCGGCCTGATCAGCATGTTGCCGCAGATCTGGTTGGGGACGCGGGTGATCCGGAAGCACAACATGGTCAACCTGAAGTTTCAGGTAGACCCAAAGGTGTGGCCGACACTGATTCGGGCCGGCCTGCCGTTCGGCATTATTTCGCTGGCGTTGACGATTGCCTTCAGCATTGACACGGTGATGCTCTCGATGTTTGTGCGCGAGAATGAGGTCGGCTGGTATAACGTTGCCTATAACCTGGCCCGGGCGTTGTTGTTCTTCTTTGGCGGCTTTGCCACCGCCATTGTGCCCTCGCTGACGCGAGCTTATGCCAACGATGCGGCTGAAGTCGAGCGCTGGTATTATCGCTCGGTGAAGCTCATTATGCTCTCGTCTCTGCCAATTGCCGTAGGCGGCATGATGGTGGCCTTCCCCCTCATCCGGTTTTTATACACTAACGAGTTTTTGCCCTCGGCCCTGGGGTTGCAGATTTTGATCTGGGATGTGCCGCTGTTGATGTTCACCGGATTCTGCGGCAACATGACGACGATTGTCGGCGAAGAGCGGGCCGCGGCCCGCATCTACACCATCAATGCCCTGGCCAACATCATCCTGAATCTATATGCAATTCCGCGCTACGGTATGGTTGGCGCGGCGCTGGTCACGGTGATAACTGACCTCATTGGCGCGTTGCAGTTTCATTTCCTGCTCCGGCGCAAGTTGCACCTGCCCAACATGGTTTCGGTGGGAACCCGGGTGGTTTTGGCGGCAACGATGATGGGGGTCGCCGTCTACGCAATGGGCGACCTGAACTTTTTTATCATCATCGGGCTGGGGGCAGTCGTTTACAGCGCCCTGGTGCTGGCTTTGCGCCTGCTGGACGAAAAAGAATGGGCGCTAATCAAGCGCCTGGCGCAGAAATTTACAGGCTCTCAACCGACAAAAGAGGCGGCCTGACCTTGAGAGACTCAGGAAGATGACATGAAGATTTTGATGGCTGTTCACCACTTTCCTCCTCGCTACAAAGGGGGCGCAGAGTGGGAGACTCACCGGCGAGCCAATGCCTTACAGGCGCGCGGCCACCAGGTGCGGGTCGTAAGCGTGGAGCGGATAGACGCCGGGCCGGAGCAAGGTGTGTCCTGGGAAGACGACGAGTTCGATGGTGTGAAAGTCCGCCGCCTCTCGTTCAAGATGGCGGCGGCTCCCGATCCCTTCCGTTGGGAATACGACAATTTGTGGATCGGCGATCACCTGAGTCAATTGATAACGGAAGATCGGCCCGATATTTTTCACCTCATCAGCGGCTATTTGATGTCGGGCCGGGCTTTGCTTGCCGCCCGTGAACTCGGGATCCCATCGCTGGTGTCGCTCACCGATTTCTGGTTTTTGTGCCGCCGGATCACAATGTTACGCAGTGACGGGAGTCTTTCGACCTTGCCGATCAGCCCGATGTCGTGCGCTCGCTGTTTGGGCGAAGAGAAGCGCCGCTACAGCCTGCCAAACAAGTTTGCGCCCGGCTTGATGGATGTTTTCTGGCAGACGCAGAAGAAAGAGATCGGCCAGTTTGAAGCGCGGATGAATTTTTTGAAGAAGGCCTTGTCTCAAGTCAACGGCGTCATCAGCCCGTCCAGGTTTTTGCAGTCGGTTTACGTTGACTGGGGTGTGCCCCAAGAAAAGATTTTTTTCTCGCGTCAGGGGCGCGACTTCCCTGATTTGCCGACCGGCGCGCTGGGCAAGAAGCCGTCAGACACGTTACGTGTCGGCTACCTGGGCCAGGTCACTCACCTCAAGGGTGTTCATGTCCTGATTGAGGCGGTGAAACGCCTGCCGAACTTGCCCATCAGTCTTGAAGTGCATGGCGACCTCTCTCATTTTCCCCATTACGTGTCTCAGTTGCGCCAGTTGATTGGCAACGATAGTCGAATCCGCTTAGCCGGGCCTTACAACCGCCGGAGCGAGTTGACTCGGGTGATGCAAAACCTGGATGTCACCGTGGTGCCATCGCTCTGGTACGAGAACAGCCCAAATGTGATTTTGGAGTCGTTTGCTCACCAGACGCCGGTGCTGGCTTCAGATATGGGCGGGATGTCGGAGCTGGTGCAGGAAGGCGTCAGCGGTTTGCTCTTCAAGCTGGGCGATGCAGGCGACCTGGCCCGGAAACTGCGCTGGTTGTTGGATGAACCCGATCTGCTGGTGAAGTTGAGAGCCGGCATCCGGCCGACGAAGACGGTGGCTCAGGAAATGGACCAGCTTGAAGCGGTATACTGCCAAATTGTCGGCGGCGGCCCCATTCAGATCGATCAACTGCCTCAATGACATCGCCCCGTGTCGCCATCATCATCCTGAACTGGAACGGCCTCAAGGATACGCTGGCCTGTCTCGAGTCGTTGACCAGGCTCGACTATCCCTCATTCGAATTGGCAGTGGTGGACAACGGTTCGACCGACGACTCGGTTGCCAGGATTGGCGCCGCACACCCGGCTGTGGTCCTGATTGAAATCGGCGAGAACTTGGGCTACGTAGGCGGCAATAATGCGGGCCTCAAACATGCCCAGACCATTGCGGCAGATTACGCCCTCTTGCTCAACAATGACACAGAAGTTGATCCGGGATTCTTGAAGGCTTTGGTGGATGTTGCCGAGAGTGACCCAAAAGTCGGGATCGTTGGGCCAATGATTTACTACTACGATCAGCCAGACGTAATTTGGTCGGCAGGCGGGGCCATTGATTGGAGCAAGGGCCTCACCTGGATGATGGGCCTCAACGAGCGCGAGCAGGGACAATTTGGGACGCAACCCCGCCCGGTGAGCTTTGTCACCGGTTGTGCCTTGCTGATCAAGATGCCGATCGTCGAACAGGTGGGCCTGCTTGACGACCGTTTCTTTGCTTATTACGAAGAGACCGAGTGGTGCGTGCGCGTGACCCGCGCCGGCTACAAGATTCTTCACGTGCCCTCAGCCAAACTCTGGCACAAAATTTCTCCGGTGGCGCGGGCGGCCTCCCCGACCGTTCATTACTATATGACGCGCAACCGGCTGTTGTTTTTAAAGTCGGCCCGGGCCGGCTGGCGAGCCTGGTTGCATACGCTGGTCTTTGAATATGCGCGAACCTTGTTCAGTTGGAGCGTCCGCCCAAAATGGCGCGGGATGCGCGCTCAACGAAATGTGATGTTGAAGGCCATCGGCGATTACTTCACAGGCCGCGTCGGGCGAGTCTCGCTGAGATAACGCTTTTAGTACCCTTATGCTACCGGGCGTAATTCGTCAGCGGGCCTGCAATTTGATCCGGCAATACTGACTATACTTTGACCAATCTTTGGCGGCGCGGGCTTAGAGTCTAAATGGCATACCCTTGAGTTGTCCTTCTTCGTAGAGGTGGAAAATCCCGCGAAGAAGCTTTTGTTTTATTGGGCTTGGTGAGAGATGAGACTTCTTTGGCTGTCGCGCTGGTTTCCATACCCACCAGATAACGGATCTAAAATCCGCATCTTCAATCTGCTTAAATATCTGTCTGTGAAGCATGAAGTGGATTTGATTTCGTTTGCTTCGGAAGATGTGACCGACGAACATCTGGCCGCCCTGCGCCGGTTTTGCCGCCGGGTGAATGTGGCGCCGTACCGACCTTTTCAGCCTAGCGGCGCCAAAGCCTTGCTCGGCTATTTCTCACTCAAACCGCGTTCTATTGTTGACACCCACGACGCCGAATTACAACAGCTTGTGGCGCAAGCCGGGCGTGAGCGATCCTACGACGCCGTCATCGCTTCCCAGCTTGACATGGCTCAATACGCCCTCGCTTTGCCTGAGGCAACTCGAATCTTTGAGGAAGTTGAACTCACCACGCTTTATGAACGATTTGCCAAACAGGAGCGATTGTCCAAAAAATTATCGGGCGGGCTGACGTACTGGAAGACCTCGAACTATGTGGCCGATCTGTTGAAAGGCTTCGCCGGTTGCACCGTCGTCTCGGAACCGGAACGTGAGCGTGTGCGTCGGGCATCGCCCTTTTATGCGCCCATTAAAGTTGTGCCCAACGGCGTGGATATTGTGGCTTATAGCGGCAACTTCGGCCCGCCCGAGCCCGACACCCTGGTGTATTCCGGCGCGCTGACTTACGACGCCAATTTTGACGCCGTTGACTTTTTCCTGCGCGAAGTTTTCCCTATCATCCAGGCCCGGCGATCCAAAGTCAAACTGTCGGTGACGGGCAAGCTGGATGGTGTGCCGGTGGATCGGTTGCCTCTTAATAGCGGCGTAACCTTCACCGGCTACCTTGATGACATCCGGCCCCGGGTGGCGCGCAGTTGGGTGAATGTGGTGCCGCTGAGGGTGGGGGGCGGAACCCGGCTCAAGATTCTAGAGTCGCTGGCCCTGGGCACGCCGGTGGTCGCCACTCGCAAGGGAGTCGAGGGCCTCGATCTGGTTTCGGGCCGCGACATCCTGATCGCCGACACCCCGTCAGAGTTTTCCAAAGCCGTGCTGAGTCTGCTGGACGACCCGGCGTTGCGCGAAACTTTGAGCCGCAACGGACGGCGAGCGGTGGCGGCCAAATATGATTGGCAAATCGTGGGCCAGATGCTGAATGAGTTTGTGGAACGTCTGACAGCCAAGCCCAATCCTCCTCGTCGGGAAGCTGAGAACCATGAGCACTATCAACATCAAACCAACTGAGTACCGCATTATCCAGGGCTACAAGTCTCGGCCCGTCGAGTTTGACCCGGTGAAGACCAAGCGCCTTGCCGTGATTGGCGGGGTGCTGATGCTGTCGGTTCTGGCGGGCACGATCCTGGGCGGTGTTGATCCGCTGTATGGCCTGGTAGTCGTGGCCGCGCCTCTGGCGGTGGTAGGGCTGTTGTATTTCCTGGGCCGGTTTGACCTGGCGCCGTTGTTAGTGTTGCTGGCGGCGGCCTTTCTGCCGGTGGGCGTTCCCACTGGCACCGGCAGTAAGCTGGTGGCCAGCCTGGTGCTGACGCTGGTGTTTACTGGCATCTGGTTTATGCGGATGGTAGCGGTGGAGAAGCGGTTTTATCTGGAGCCAACCTCGTTGAACATCCCTCTGTTCGGCTTCATGATTGCTACGGTTGTGTCTCTGTTGTGGAGCAATCTCTTGCGTGACCCGCTGGTAAACTGGCGCACTTTTTCGCCGGTGCAACTTGCCTCAACTGTGGTGATGATCATGCTCCCTGGCGCATTTCTGCTGATGATCAACCACGTCAAGAGCCGGCAGGTATTGATGGGAATGACGGGCCTGATGCTTCTGGCCGGGACGATCGGGCTGGTCAAGCAATATGAAATTGTTTACTTGCCAATCAACACCGGCGGCATGTTCACCATGTGGATCATCAGCCTGTCTGCCGGGCTGGCTATTTTCTGGAAACGGTTGCACCCGTTTGGGCGACTGATTTTGTTGGGCCTGACCGGCGTCTGGGTGATCTGGGGCTTCGTTCTGCATATCTCCTGGCTGGCCGGCTGGTTGCCCGGCTTGGCCGCCCTCGGCGTGCTAACCGCCATGCGCTCGAAGAAGATGCTAATCGCCATTGCCCTCGTCGGCGCAGTCATATTCTTCTTCAATTCAGATTACTACCTGGGCAAGGTGTTGGGCAATGAATCAAATGAAAGCGGCGGCACCCGCCTGGCCGCCTGGGAAGTGAACTGGCGCGTGACCGGCCAGCATTTGCTTTTTGGCACCGGCCCGGCCGGCTACGCCTCCTACTATATGTCCTACTTTCCTCACGATGCGATGGCAACCCACAGCAACTACGTTGATATTGTGGCTGAGACCGGCCTTGTCGGCTTCGCGTTCTACATTTGGTTCTTTATTGCCCTGACCTGGAAGGGCTACAAGCTTTGTCTCCGCCTCAAAAACCGGGGCGACTTCTACGAAAGCCTGGCCAACGCCGCCCTGGCCGGAACTGTGGCCGGCATTGTGGCCATGGCTATCGGCGACTGGCTGATCCCCTTTGCTTACACCCAGACCATTGCCGGCTTCGACTATTCGGTATACTGCTGGCTATTCATGGGCGCGATTGTCGTCATTGACAAGCTGACAAAGGAAGAAGTTGCCGCCGGGAAACCCGCCATTGCCGTTCAGCCCGCCCAAGCTCAATGACCACCCTCGACGTCTCGATCATCATCCTCAACTGGAACACCCGCGATCTGTTGGCCGATTGTCTCGGTTCCATTGCTCTGACCAGCGGCGCGCTCAAGGTTGAAACCATCGTCGTGGACAACAATTCCAGCGACGGCAGTCAGGCGATGGTGCAAGAGCAATTCCCTGAAGTGCGCCTGATTCAGAATCAACACAACGTCGGTTTTGCCAAAGGCAATAATCAGGCCATGGAGACGATGCAGGGGCGTTACGCCCTGTTGTTTAACAGTGACGCTCTGGCCACACCCGGCTCGATTCAGGCTCTGATTGAACTGGCCGACTCGCAACCCCGCGCCGGTATCGTCGGGGCGCTGTTGGTAAACCCCGACGGTAGCTTCCAGGCCTCGCACACGCCGTTCCCCAATCTGTGGCAGGAGTTTCTCATCCTCAGCGGGTTGGGCCGACTCTTGCATAGACGCTGGTATCCCAGCAAAGGGCCGGAAGAAGCCAAAGGCCCGCAAAAAGTAGATTATGTGGAAGGCGCGTGCTTGCTGGTTCGCCGCGAGGCCTTTGAACAGGCCGGCGGCCTGGACGAGGGCTACTTCATGTATGCCGAGGAAGTGGACTGGTGCTATGCCATGAAGAAGGCAGGCTGGCAGGTCTGGTATCAGCCCAAATCGCGCATCGTTCATTACGGCGGCGGCAGCAGCAAAAACCGCCGCACCCAGCGCGAAGCCGACCTCTATCGCAGTCGCGTCCGATTCTTCCGCAAGCATTACGGGAATGCCGCCGCCTCGGCCCTCAAATTCCTCATCTACACCCTCACCGCCGTGAAAATTGTGGCCCACCGTTTCCTGCGCCTCGTCAGCGGCAACCGCCGAGGCCGGCCTGTCGTCGGCATGGGCGATCTCATGGCCTCGCTTCGCGAAGTGTGATTCCCTCTCACATGAAGGTTCTCCTCCTCACCCAAGTTTTGCCATACCCGCCCGATAGCGGCCCCAAAGTCAAAACCCTCAACGTGCTCAAGTATCTGGCCCGCCATCACGAGGTCACGCTTGTCTCGTTCGTGCGCGGCGATCAATCGGCGGACGTGAAGCAGTTGGATCGCTACTGCCGGGCCATCCACACCGTGCCGATGGAACGAGCGGCGATCCACGACGCTTTAGCTATGGCCCGCAGTCTCCTCACCGGCCAGCCCTGGATGATGGTGCGCGACGACCGGGCCGCGATGCGGCAACTCGTTGACCGATTGTCCGCCGAGACTCGTTTCGACATTGCCCACGCCGACCAGCTCAATATGGCCCAATATGCCGAGCGCGTGAAGGGCGCGCGCAAAATTCTCGACGCTCACAACGCCCTCTGGCTTCTCTACAAGCGCCTGTGGCAAACCATGGGCAACGGCCTGCGAAAAATTTTGCTGGGCCGCGACTGGCAGTTGATCAAAAAGTACGAAGGCCGGACGTGCCGCGACTTTGACGCAGTGCTGGCGGTGAGTGATGAAGACAAGGCGGCGCTGGAGGAGGCAATGGGCCGCCGGGGCGGCATCACCGTGATCCCCATTGCCGTTGACACCGACGAACTGGCCCCGGTCAACCGCCTCCCCGACGCCGACCACATTCTGCACATTGGCACAATGTACTGGCCGCCGAACATTGACGGCATCTTGTGGTTCATTCGTGACATCTACTCGCGCATTCGGGCCGGGCGGCCTGGCGTGGAGTTTGACGTAGTCGGTGCGCGCCCGCCGCAGGAAATTGTGGAACTGGGCAAGAACGGCTCCGGCATCAACGTGACCGGGTACGTGGATGACCCAACGCCTTACCTGCAAAAGGCGGGGGCCATGGTGGTTCCGCTCCGGTCAGGCGGCGGGATGCGAGTCAAAATCCTCAACGCCCTCTCGCAAGGCCTGCCCATCGTCACCACGACTCTCGGCTGTGAAGGCATCGCCGTCGAACCCGGTAAACACGTGCTTGTCGCCGACACGCCCGAAGCGTTCGCCCAGGCCACCTTGCGTTTGCTCGAAGATAAGGCGCTGGCCGCCGAGTTGGGCCGCAACGGGCGGCAACTCATTCAGTCCACTTACGATTACCGGGCCGCCTGCCGCCCGCTTGACGCCGTGTATCAAGGTTCGAAGGAACGCAAATGAAGCAAACGTTGAACTGGATCACTCGCGAACGACTTAATACGCTAATGCTGTTTCTGCTGTTGCTGGCTTCTTACAGCTACACCTTCCCGCGTTGGGCCGACCCCAACCAGAACTCGCGGCTCGACATGGTCGTAGCCGTCGTGGACGATGGCACGTTTCAGATTGACAAGTACGTGGCGAACACGGTGGACTACGCCAAAGTCGGCGGCCACTACTACAGCGACAAAGCGCCGGGCGCGGCCTTTCTTGGCATTCCGGTTTACGCCGCTCTCAAAGTTGTTTTAGACTTGCCGGTGATAGACGGCCTGACAGAGCGGCTAGCAAACAGTTCGGCCTTTCAATCCACGTTGCGCTCCGAAGGCTCCGGTGTGCTGAAGGACAAGGTGCGGTTTGCCCTGGCGCAGGTCGCCATCACATTTGTCGTGGCCGCGATTCCCTCAGCCCTCATCGGCGTGATGATGTATCTTCTGCTGGCGAAGTTCACGGCCAGCGCCTGGCATCGCCTCAGTGTGGTTTTAATTTACGGCCTGCTCACTCCGGCGTTTGCTTATGCAACAGCCTTTTACGGCCACCAACTGAGCGCGGCGTTGTTGCTTGGCGCGTTCTATTTGATCTTCATGGCCGGCTCGACGCCCTCGACGAAATCATTGCTCTTCGTCGGACTCTTGTTGGGCTACAGCGTGGTGACGGAATACCCGTCGCTGTTGATGGTGGGCATTCTCTATCTTTACACCTTGCACCGGTTGAGCCGCCTCGGTCAGTGGAAGCGAATCGGTTGGGTGACGTTGACCGGCGCAGTTGTGGCCGCCGGTTGGATGTTCTACAACAAGACCGTGTTCGGCGGCTGGCTGAGTTTGGGCTACAGCAATTCCGAGTTATGGGTGGCGCAACATCACACCGGCTTTATGAGCCTGACCCTGCCGAGTTTGGCCGCCGTGTGGGGCATCACCTTTGGCGGGTTTCGCGGCCTGTTTGTGCTCTCGCCGATCCTGCTGTTGGCCTTCCCCGGCTTCTGGCTGTGGTGGAAGCGCGGCGAGCGCCGCGCCGAATTTTGGGTGGCGGTCGCCAGCGCCCTGAGCATCTTTCTGTTCAACTCCTCTTCGATCATGTGGTGGGGCGGCTTCTCAATTGGCCCGCGTTATCTTCTGCCCATGTTGCCCTTTATGACCCTGCCCCTCATCTTCGTCTTCCGGGAATGGCTGAACCAGGTTTGGGCGCGAGTGGCGGTTGCCACGTTGTCGCTCTGGTCTCTCTTTGCCCTTTGGGGTCTCACCCTGGCCGAGCAAGCCTTCCCCTCAGACGCCATCCGCAACCCGTTGATTGAGTATGCTTTGCCTAACTGGATAGCTGGTAACATTGCCCGCAACCTGGGAACGATTTTGGGTTTCAAGGGTGCGTCGAGCCTGCTGCCTCTGGCGGCTGTTCTGGCAGTGATCATGCTGGGCTGGTGGTGGCTGGGCCGCGGCCTCGAAGAACAGGTCCCGATGACTTCGCCCGTTTTGCCCGTTGCCCGAAATGTTCGCTAAAGCCAAAACTTCAGGTAAGCATTTATGAATGTAAATACGATTGATACGGTCGCCCGGCCTCGCGCCGCCGAAAATGAAGCTGAGGCCTCGGAGTGGCGGTTTGTCTTGGCCACCATCGCCTTCGTGCTGATCATCACCACCCTGCCATACATCTACGCTTACGCCTCGGCCCCGGCAGACAAGCAGTTCATGGGCATCATGCTCGACGTGCCTGACCACGGCCAATACTTTTCGTGGATGCGCGAACTGACGGATGCTAATCTCTCGGCCAACAAGCTCACGCCCGAAGCCAACGAGCCGCTGTTTTTCAACTTGCTGTGGTGGAGCATGGGGCGGCTGGGCCGTTTGCTGGGCCTGGGCTTCGACGGCATGTATCAGATCATGCGAGTGACGTTTGCCACACTCTTCCTGCTCGCCGTTTACCGGCTGTGCGCCTGGTTTTTCGCCGACAAGCTCATGCGCCGCACTGCATTTCTGGTGACGACGTTTACTTCCGGCTTTGGCTGGGTGCTCATCGTATTGAAATATACGCTCACCAGAGGCACGCTCCTCAACCCGCTCGACGTGTTTGTGGCCGAGGGCAACACCTTCCTGAGCATTTTGGGCTACCCGCACTTCGTGGGGGCGGCGCTGTTCATTTTTGTGTTTGACCTGATCCTGCGCGGGCAGGTGAAAGGGCAGTTGCGTTACGCAGTGGCCGCCGGTCTGGCCGCCCTCTTTTTAGGCTGGCAACATGCTTACGATCTGGTGACGGTCTACGCCATCATGCTGGCTTACGCGATTTTGCTCACGTTGCGAGATCGCCGCCTGCCCAGGTATATGATCTGGACGGGCATCATCGTCGGCCTGATCTCCTGTTCACCCGCCATTTACTCGGTCATCCTCACCAAAGTTGACCCGTTGTGGAAAGAAGTGCTGTCTCAGTTCGCCAACGCCGACGTGTACACGCCGCCTCTGTATCGCCTGCCCGTTCTTCTTGGCCCGGCTTTTCTCCTGGCTTTGTTCACGGCTCTCAAAGACAAACCGCTTCATCTCAAAGGTCTGAGCGATAACGACTTGTTCCTGAAAGGCTGGTTCTTTAGCACCTTCGTGCTGGTTTACCTGCCGGTGGATTATCAAATCCACCTCATCAATGGCTGGCAGGTGCCGATTGCCATTTTAGCGACTCAGGGCCTGTTCAAGTATGTGTTGCCCTGGGCCGAAAAGGCGGGGCAACAGAGGCGGCTCACCCTGTCGCCCGAAGCTTTGCGCCGCGCCCTGGCTCTCGCTTTGATCACCGTCATCCTGCCGACGAATTTGTATCTGTGGGCCTGGCGCTTCCTCGATCTTTCGCGGCACAGCTATCCGTTTTATTTGCACAAGGATGAAGTGACAGCGATGGCCTGGCTTGAAGCCAACGCCGACGGCGACAATGTGGTGTTGAGTTCGTTGGAGGTGGGGCAGTACATTCCGGCGTATGCCGGCACACACGCCTTTCTGGCGCACTGGGCGCAAACGCTCGACTTCTATGGCAAGACTGACATGGTGAATCAATTTTTTGCCGGGGACTCGAACGACGCCCGCCGCCAACAAATTCTGGTGTTATACAATGTGGATTACGTTTTCTACGGCCCGGCAGAGCAGGCGCTGGGCAACTTCTCGCCCGACACAGCCAGTTATCTCTCGCCCGCCTTCTCCAACTCGACGGTGAAAGTGTATGCGGTGAAACTGGCGACGCCTTAGATTGGGATTGGACGGATGAAAAACGCGCAAGCTCTTGACTCGACGGGAACGTCGGCGGCGACTCTCAAGCAATTGTTGGAACGCGATAACGTGGTGGCCGGCCTGCTCTTTCTGGCCGGTCTGGCGAGCCGCCTCTTGTTCCCCAGCCACATTCTTTATCATTGGGACTCGGTGAACTTTGCCTTTGCCATTAACGAGTTTAGTGTGGCGAAGGAGCAGCCGCAACCGCCGGGTTACATTGTGTACGTCTGGCTGACGCAGTTGGTGAACGCCGTGACTCGCGATGCGCAAATAACCATGCTGGCTATCAGCTTCATTGCCAGCGCCTTGTCGGTGGCGGCGTTGTTCTATTTGGGCCGCTCCATGTTCAGCCGCCGCGTGGGCGTGATCGCGGCCCTGTTGCTGGCCTCATCGCCGCTGTTCTGGTTTTACGGCGAGATTGCCTTGCCGCACACGCTTGACACGTTGCTGGTGATCGTCACCGTCTGGTGGTTTTACGAGACGATGAAGGGCAACCACCGTTTTCTGTACCCGGCCATCGTCGTGGCCGCTGTGGCCGGCGGGGTGCGCCAGCAAACCCTTATCTTCCTGGGGCCGCTGATGTTGTTTGCCATGCTCCGGGTGGGCTGGAAGCGATTCGTTATTTCAGGAATATTGGGCGCTGTCATTTCAGTGGCCTGGTTTGTGCCTCTCGTTACTTTGAACGGCGGCTTGCAGAATTACTTG from the Chloroflexota bacterium genome contains:
- a CDS encoding glycosyltransferase; protein product: MTRNLPEQRPAFCPSVSVIIPVYNGAETIAACLESLLQQEYPAGAYDVIVVENGSTDNTSRIVEKYPVRLFHSEKRGPASARNFGLAQSQADIIAFTDADCIADPNWLAELVKPYAEAEIGGVGGSILAHVHPAQTLVEKFSEEHSPLVNFISGAGEFLPHLYTANASYRRPLLEAVGGFNACLITGEDVDLAWRLQLQNRVRLGFASQAIIYHQHRSTKAGLARQYRQYGFGEILLDTLYGKHSGYPRTRGFQLRRILSQMAALPRYAISVLLRQTRLMLKQINRYEATAPALWFLIESNNVRGKLDALFATRFMTDARPILQTEAAILITRYFPQGKE
- a CDS encoding flippase, with protein sequence MAELAPKGNRSPDLRQIIAKNVVVVTAGNTALKAANFLFNVYVIRRLGDHRFGQYSIVLAFVGLFQIFAELGISQYVMREIARDRSKTPVLFWNLVALRFLLAIAGVIGITLAASTRYSPELVLGIFIYTCGFLLSAFEASLNIVIFANERLDYATIIGILGQVVSLMLGTLFMFLGLSYIWLIVAGLISMLPQIWLGTRVIRKHNMVNLKFQVDPKVWPTLIRAGLPFGIISLALTIAFSIDTVMLSMFVRENEVGWYNVAYNLARALLFFFGGFATAIVPSLTRAYANDAAEVERWYYRSVKLIMLSSLPIAVGGMMVAFPLIRFLYTNEFLPSALGLQILIWDVPLLMFTGFCGNMTTIVGEERAAARIYTINALANIILNLYAIPRYGMVGAALVTVITDLIGALQFHFLLRRKLHLPNMVSVGTRVVLAATMMGVAVYAMGDLNFFIIIGLGAVVYSALVLALRLLDEKEWALIKRLAQKFTGSQPTKEAA
- a CDS encoding glycosyltransferase family 4 protein, with product MKILMAVHHFPPRYKGGAEWETHRRANALQARGHQVRVVSVERIDAGPEQGVSWEDDEFDGVKVRRLSFKMAAAPDPFRWEYDNLWIGDHLSQLITEDRPDIFHLISGYLMSGRALLAARELGIPSLVSLTDFWFLCRRITMLRSDGSLSTLPISPMSCARCLGEEKRRYSLPNKFAPGLMDVFWQTQKKEIGQFEARMNFLKKALSQVNGVISPSRFLQSVYVDWGVPQEKIFFSRQGRDFPDLPTGALGKKPSDTLRVGYLGQVTHLKGVHVLIEAVKRLPNLPISLEVHGDLSHFPHYVSQLRQLIGNDSRIRLAGPYNRRSELTRVMQNLDVTVVPSLWYENSPNVILESFAHQTPVLASDMGGMSELVQEGVSGLLFKLGDAGDLARKLRWLLDEPDLLVKLRAGIRPTKTVAQEMDQLEAVYCQIVGGGPIQIDQLPQ
- a CDS encoding glycosyltransferase family 2 protein, whose translation is MTSPRVAIIILNWNGLKDTLACLESLTRLDYPSFELAVVDNGSTDDSVARIGAAHPAVVLIEIGENLGYVGGNNAGLKHAQTIAADYALLLNNDTEVDPGFLKALVDVAESDPKVGIVGPMIYYYDQPDVIWSAGGAIDWSKGLTWMMGLNEREQGQFGTQPRPVSFVTGCALLIKMPIVEQVGLLDDRFFAYYEETEWCVRVTRAGYKILHVPSAKLWHKISPVARAASPTVHYYMTRNRLLFLKSARAGWRAWLHTLVFEYARTLFSWSVRPKWRGMRAQRNVMLKAIGDYFTGRVGRVSLR
- a CDS encoding glycosyltransferase; this translates as MDLISFASEDVTDEHLAALRRFCRRVNVAPYRPFQPSGAKALLGYFSLKPRSIVDTHDAELQQLVAQAGRERSYDAVIASQLDMAQYALALPEATRIFEEVELTTLYERFAKQERLSKKLSGGLTYWKTSNYVADLLKGFAGCTVVSEPERERVRRASPFYAPIKVVPNGVDIVAYSGNFGPPEPDTLVYSGALTYDANFDAVDFFLREVFPIIQARRSKVKLSVTGKLDGVPVDRLPLNSGVTFTGYLDDIRPRVARSWVNVVPLRVGGGTRLKILESLALGTPVVATRKGVEGLDLVSGRDILIADTPSEFSKAVLSLLDDPALRETLSRNGRRAVAAKYDWQIVGQMLNEFVERLTAKPNPPRREAENHEHYQHQTN